One Aquarana catesbeiana isolate 2022-GZ linkage group LG06, ASM4218655v1, whole genome shotgun sequence genomic region harbors:
- the LOC141146637 gene encoding hemoglobin subunit beta-3-like — translation MVHWTAEEKAAINSVWQKVDVEQDGHEALTRLFIVYPWTQRYFSTFGDLSSPAAIAGNPKVHAHGKKVLGAIGNAIHHLDNVKGTLHKLSEEHANQLHVDPENFRRLGEVLIVVLAAKLGKAFSPQVQHALEKFIAVLVDALSHSYH, via the exons atggttcactggaCTGCTGAAGAGAAAGCCGCCATCAACTCTGTGTGGCAGAAGGTCGATGTTGAACAGGATGGACATGAAGCACTTACCAG GCTGTTTATAGTCTACCCCTGGACCCAGAGGTATTTCAGCACCTTTGGAGATCTCTCCAGTCCAGCTGCAATTGCTGGTAATCCTAAGGTGCACGCACATGGCAAGAAGGTTTTGGGAGCTATTGGCAATGCCATCCATCACCTAGACAACGTGAAGGGCACTCTGCACAAACTCAGTGAAGAACATGCTAACCAACTGCATGTGGATCCTGAGAACTTTAGG cGTCTTGGAGAAGTGTTGATTGTTGTCCTGGCTGCCAAACTGggaaaagcctttagtcctcaagtCCAGCATGCATTGGAGAAGTTCATTGCTGTCCTGGTTGATGCTCTTAGCCACAGCTATCACTAA